One genomic segment of Candidatus Fukatsuia endosymbiont of Tuberolachnus salignus includes these proteins:
- a CDS encoding 4'-phosphopantetheinyl transferase superfamily protein, producing MNLSIKLPFIRNFTFSAIATAGMNKQYLYSGLQARCHFDIDSYQDALFDTYHISFPHNLHKAVLKRRAEFLAGRFVAQQVLNVLGVKNFRLENGADRAPQWPVNIIGSISHNDDTALCAALLISPAHTVSADTLSAKTSSGIGLDIESWLPVTKVAEIWPNILGKKEYFQLQTMPWPFNQLLTLVFSAKESLFKALYPQVGCYFDFLDACLLNCSLSTGCFELQLLRDLSPEFHAGRCFQGCFNYTDKDVQTSIVC from the coding sequence ATGAATTTATCGATCAAGTTACCTTTTATCCGCAATTTCACCTTTTCTGCCATTGCTACTGCTGGCATGAATAAGCAATATCTTTATTCGGGATTGCAAGCAAGGTGTCATTTTGATATTGATAGCTATCAGGATGCTCTCTTTGATACTTATCATATTTCTTTTCCACACAATTTGCACAAAGCAGTACTAAAACGCCGCGCAGAATTTTTAGCAGGACGCTTTGTCGCTCAGCAAGTGCTAAATGTACTGGGAGTGAAAAATTTTCGGCTGGAAAATGGTGCCGATCGGGCACCGCAATGGCCGGTCAATATTATTGGTTCTATCAGCCACAATGACGATACAGCTCTCTGTGCCGCATTACTCATTTCTCCGGCTCATACTGTCTCTGCTGATACCCTTTCTGCTAAAACCAGTAGTGGTATCGGCCTGGATATAGAAAGTTGGTTGCCAGTCACAAAAGTCGCCGAAATATGGCCTAATATCCTAGGAAAGAAAGAATATTTTCAATTACAAACGATGCCTTGGCCATTTAATCAGTTGCTAACACTGGTTTTCTCAGCCAAAGAAAGTTTATTTAAGGCTCTTTATCCACAAGTGGGTTGTTACTTCGATTTTCTGGATGCATGTTTGCTCAATTGCTCATTGTCAACAGGCTGTTTTGAATTACAACTTTTACGTGATTTATCGCCAGAATTCCATGCTGGACGCTGTTTTCAAGGATGTTTCAATTATACCGACAAAGATGTTCAGACATCGATTGTCTGTTAA
- a CDS encoding alginate lyase family protein, whose translation MLARVIRCFFIILISIAILLTTLVGKLAAQSFFKHPGILVSIEQLDYVKQRITAGEEPWSSVFDVVKQDSLAKLDYQPDPWFAVNCGSYSRPNWGCSDEIKDARAAYTQALLWYYSGDKVYAENAINIINAWSYNFTGGHSGANEVLQASWAGALWPRAAEIIRHTYDGWKNKDVQQFENMLRMQYLPSVTKSIVCYHGNWLAASIEARANIAIFLEDIKLYRKAIRMWRESVPAYIYLESDGILPRQLPGCWRNKQKLIAYWQGQRTFVNGLTQETCRDLEHMAYALAGFINVAETAYIQGLDLYGEQEERFTSVMEFHTKYKNKGSIPHYICNGEFKLDMKGTLEIAYNHYAVRRSNRKDLPHTWQWLSERWPAKGHFHYVWEILTHGNIGNAGID comes from the coding sequence ATGTTAGCCAGGGTAATACGTTGTTTTTTTATTATATTGATATCGATAGCTATATTGTTAACCACTTTGGTCGGTAAATTAGCCGCACAATCATTTTTTAAACATCCTGGTATTTTGGTCAGTATCGAGCAATTAGATTACGTAAAACAGAGAATTACTGCCGGCGAGGAGCCCTGGTCATCAGTTTTTGACGTGGTAAAGCAAGACTCTTTAGCAAAGTTAGATTATCAACCTGATCCTTGGTTTGCTGTGAACTGTGGTAGTTATTCCAGGCCTAATTGGGGTTGTTCAGATGAGATTAAAGATGCGCGTGCGGCGTATACGCAAGCGCTGCTTTGGTATTACAGTGGGGATAAAGTTTATGCGGAAAATGCTATTAACATTATCAATGCCTGGTCATACAATTTCACTGGTGGGCACAGTGGAGCAAATGAAGTTTTACAGGCCTCTTGGGCAGGGGCATTATGGCCACGGGCGGCAGAAATAATTCGCCATACTTACGATGGCTGGAAAAATAAAGATGTGCAGCAATTCGAAAATATGTTAAGGATGCAGTATTTGCCTTCTGTGACAAAATCCATTGTTTGCTATCATGGGAACTGGCTGGCAGCCTCCATCGAGGCGAGGGCCAATATCGCTATTTTTCTCGAAGATATAAAACTTTACCGTAAAGCAATAAGAATGTGGCGTGAAAGTGTGCCTGCTTATATTTATCTTGAATCGGATGGCATATTACCAAGGCAACTACCAGGCTGTTGGCGTAATAAACAAAAATTAATTGCCTACTGGCAAGGGCAAAGAACCTTTGTCAATGGCTTGACTCAGGAAACCTGTCGAGATCTTGAACATATGGCGTATGCTTTGGCGGGTTTTATTAATGTTGCAGAAACTGCTTACATTCAGGGATTAGATCTTTATGGTGAACAGGAAGAACGTTTTACATCGGTGATGGAATTTCATACTAAATATAAAAATAAGGGTTCTATTCCTCATTACATCTGTAATGGAGAATTTAAGTTGGATATGAAGGGAACCTTAGAGATCGCTTATAATCATTACGCGGTACGACGATCGAATAGGAAAGACTTGCCTCATACTTGGCAGTGGTTGAGCGAAAGATGGCCTGCTAAAGGGCATTTTCATTATGTTTGGGAAATTTTGACACACGGTAATATTGGCAACGCGGGTATTGATTAA
- a CDS encoding metal-dependent hydrolase → MTGEGHLIFSVACVVFAQKAGLTPELAQGDWWHIIPAALLASLLPDIDHPSSILGQRLRWISLPMARLFGHRGFTHSLLAIIGGMVLFRSDISAHWFFPPDVLHAMIIGYFSHLLADMLTPAGVPLLWPCRWRFCIPLLNTSKNNQSERVFCILLLGCALFWQSDTVTLLLSYIEQLRNFSF, encoded by the coding sequence ATGACTGGGGAAGGGCACTTGATTTTTTCTGTCGCCTGTGTTGTTTTTGCCCAAAAAGCCGGATTAACACCAGAACTTGCACAAGGCGATTGGTGGCATATAATCCCAGCAGCATTGCTGGCGTCTCTGTTACCTGATATAGATCATCCAAGTTCCATTCTTGGTCAGCGATTAAGATGGATTTCGTTGCCTATGGCCAGGCTTTTTGGTCATCGTGGTTTTACCCACAGCTTGCTGGCAATTATTGGTGGTATGGTCTTGTTTCGTTCGGATATTTCTGCTCATTGGTTTTTTCCACCAGATGTATTGCATGCTATGATTATCGGCTATTTCAGCCATCTGTTAGCAGATATGCTGACACCGGCTGGTGTCCCTCTACTTTGGCCTTGTCGCTGGCGTTTTTGTATTCCATTACTCAATACTAGCAAGAATAATCAGTCAGAACGTGTATTCTGTATATTGTTGCTGGGTTGCGCACTTTTTTGGCAATCTGATACCGTTACCTTGTTATTATCTTACATTGAGCAGCTAAGAAATTTTAGCTTCTAA